In the genome of Paenibacillus pabuli, one region contains:
- a CDS encoding AraC family transcriptional regulator, with product MIIPEPYRSYLSPESRWLPATDWNVKLFGAHMQKVKQGWQVPQESHLAFELILILEGSQTTILENIRYDLHAGDILLIPPGCKHTNECNHEQGLTYFIAHFNVDEVLFRQEMSRHVQLLFPCGSEDNQRLTEVMMRWVDLLQHKGEYTTSDLFRMQAGLLEIMAILAEQSSSRSQEAVSPTVAHYATLIAEAIKSRFNAGNIQREGLGEKEIRMEEIAASLQISPGYALETFQKVYGISPRRYLSELKLHEAKQLIHQPDLNLTQVATMLGYSTLAHFSRQFRRWTGMSPSEYRQTLGSIRFFD from the coding sequence ATGATCATTCCTGAACCATACCGTTCCTATCTGTCTCCGGAGAGCCGGTGGTTACCTGCGACGGACTGGAACGTCAAGCTGTTTGGTGCTCACATGCAGAAGGTGAAGCAGGGCTGGCAAGTGCCGCAGGAATCCCATTTAGCCTTTGAATTAATTCTAATTCTGGAAGGGTCGCAGACGACCATACTGGAGAATATCCGTTATGATCTCCACGCAGGAGATATATTGCTTATTCCGCCTGGATGCAAACATACCAATGAATGCAATCACGAGCAGGGGTTGACCTATTTTATTGCCCATTTTAATGTAGATGAGGTTCTGTTTCGTCAAGAGATGAGTAGACATGTGCAGCTGTTGTTCCCATGTGGGAGCGAGGATAATCAGCGATTAACGGAAGTCATGATGAGATGGGTGGATCTGCTTCAGCACAAAGGAGAATATACAACATCAGATCTGTTCCGTATGCAGGCGGGTTTGTTGGAGATTATGGCGATATTGGCAGAGCAAAGCTCCTCCCGTTCCCAAGAAGCTGTATCGCCTACGGTGGCGCACTATGCAACACTGATTGCCGAGGCAATCAAAAGCCGTTTCAATGCCGGGAATATCCAGCGGGAAGGGCTGGGAGAAAAGGAGATTCGGATGGAAGAGATTGCGGCCTCACTTCAAATCAGCCCTGGATATGCTCTAGAGACATTTCAGAAAGTATACGGCATCTCTCCGCGCAGATATTTGTCCGAATTGAAGCTTCACGAGGCCAAGCAGCTGATCCATCAGCCTGATCTTAATCTCACTCAGGTTGCTACCATGCTTGGTTACTCCACTCTTGCGCACTTTAGCCGGCAGTTCAGAAGATGGACTGGCATGAGTCCCAGTGAGTACAGACAGACCCTGGGCAGCATCCGTTTTTTCGATTAA